The following are encoded in a window of Anopheles gambiae chromosome X, idAnoGambNW_F1_1, whole genome shotgun sequence genomic DNA:
- the LOC133392199 gene encoding uncharacterized protein LOC133392199 isoform X1 has protein sequence MDVKNHSADADGPAADTSRPASTTTKRQRPAAKMKENAPSHDYNLRQRGKATAGENDVFERNYQYAFIYKAKHEKAVKEQEEAHANLPHFKAQPMPIGSPPRRIRMPQFTIPHTPEVLKHQNKKQAEE, from the exons ATGGACGTTAAAA ACCATTCGGCGGATGCAGACGGACCGGCGGCGGATACAAGTCGGCCGgcaagcaccaccaccaaaaggCAACGTCCGGCGGCAAAGATGAAGGAGAATGCGCCCTCGCACGACTACAATCTGCGGCAGCGGGGCAAAGCGACGGCCGGCGAGAACGACGTGTTCGAGCGCAACTACCAGTACGCCTTCATCTACAAGGCGAAGCACGAGAAAGCGGtgaaggagcaggaggaggccCACGCCAACTTGCCGCACTTTAAGGCCCAACCGATGCCGATCGGGTCGCCGCCGCGCCGTATCCGGATGCCCCAGTTCACCATCCCGCACACGCCGGAGGTGTTGAAGCACCAGAACAAGAAGCAGGCGGAGGAGTGA
- the LOC133392199 gene encoding uncharacterized protein LOC133392199 isoform X2, producing the protein MDVKNGPAADTSRPASTTTKRQRPAAKMKENAPSHDYNLRQRGKATAGENDVFERNYQYAFIYKAKHEKAVKEQEEAHANLPHFKAQPMPIGSPPRRIRMPQFTIPHTPEVLKHQNKKQAEE; encoded by the exons ATGGACGTTAAAA ACGGACCGGCGGCGGATACAAGTCGGCCGgcaagcaccaccaccaaaaggCAACGTCCGGCGGCAAAGATGAAGGAGAATGCGCCCTCGCACGACTACAATCTGCGGCAGCGGGGCAAAGCGACGGCCGGCGAGAACGACGTGTTCGAGCGCAACTACCAGTACGCCTTCATCTACAAGGCGAAGCACGAGAAAGCGGtgaaggagcaggaggaggccCACGCCAACTTGCCGCACTTTAAGGCCCAACCGATGCCGATCGGGTCGCCGCCGCGCCGTATCCGGATGCCCCAGTTCACCATCCCGCACACGCCGGAGGTGTTGAAGCACCAGAACAAGAAGCAGGCGGAGGAGTGA